ttcaaaagtgaaatgGATTCAACAGTGAAAACGTAATGATTGAAcctattaaatttaaattctgaTTATGTAGTAGCTGAACAAAACGTTGTGATTGATTCCGTTTTGAAGGGGTGCAACAGCGGAGGGAGGGGACGTAAAGCATGTGTCGATCTCCTTAATGCGGTTAGTGAGCGTTTTTAATTTCCGATGCACAAAGCATTCCACATTATCATGCATGGTCCCGAAAAAGACCACACCCAAAATATGTGAATCCGAATTTAGTATACATGaataaattaaagttttttttgtttttttttaaattagtgtTGTACTATATATGGTTTTTTTTATGAGTGTAGGGGTACAAGGATCTAAGAAACTTGGCTGGGGGGTACTCAGCATGGGTGGATAATGAGTTTAAAGGAGATGAAGCTGCTGTTCAACAGTTCAAAACTGCCTGCAAGTTTCGTCCATGAGTCAACAGATGGATTGCTTGAACATTCACAAGAATTTATTTTCTATGCCCAAGTGATCATTTCAGATGTAatggaaaataaaataacatttcAAATAAGCATATGTAGAATTTGTATTACATTTTGATTTTAAGCTGTTTTGTCCAAATGATTTTTGTCTGGACCTATTTAATGCTGTTAGAGCTTGTTAATGTTGTTTATTTGAAGTATAAATTATGTGTAATCTTGGAAATGGAATAAGTAATAATTGTTCGAGCTCCTCTATCCGTATATTATATTCCATAACTATAGTGTTTGGATCAGCTTGCATGCATTTAGACTAATTTTACAGTTATTTGAACATGAGACTTTATCGTTCTCAATCAACCTGATTGATCACTATGTCACATCTTTGGATGCTTAGAAATGGAGTAAAATACACACTAATAGCCATTTTTCAGCTCCTATAATTGAAAACTAACTATATTTGAAATTTGGAAATCTATATCaatgaatattttttagaaatatgatCGAAAAAAGTGACCATAAAACACTCTTTCTATTTAAGAAACGATGGTCTAAAATCTAAATCATTGGACAAAATTCATACTCttcgtcccattttacttgtctcaaattttctaatttgatgtcccattttacttggccttttttacttattaagacaaaacaatttttttttattatatccttagtgtaattgattactccttgttattagtcatccatcaatattggaactaataacaagacacaattaagagtgacaaaatggtaaagttacattaccaatcattgttttcttaatagctatgtcatcccaatttgggacgggtaaaatggaacggaggaagtattagaCACCAACCGGCTTATAGAAGCCACGCTTTCTTCTATCTTCTACTATCAAAGTCCAAGGTTTAAGACAATGAGCAGATAATATTTTGTTGATAAAAAGGTTTAACATAAATTTAGGATTTAGACTAAAATTATTGGGTTTTGTCAAATTCGTAGGTGAACTTCTCCTTCCTATTCAATTATTTTGTAAGTTGGTTGACTTCGAGCATTATCATATGTTTGTTTGACGTTTACATGGGGATTGTTTATGAGTAGTGGCTCACAAACTTTAATTATATACTTTGCTTGAATTTTGATGTGAAAAAACAGAACTACTTATACTTGttcaataattaattataaacttgttcaataattaattataaactaCTTACGAGTCGTTCAATTAATTATTTGCGTATAGTACGTGAAACAAGATTTCGTATAGAGAGCTTTCAACTGGAAAAAACTAAGTACTTactgttgggttcaatatgtatgaaaagtgtgaatgaaaaatggaggaaaaatagtggagagaaagaaagataccaaaatggaaagtgtacccTTTTAAGGGAAAGATCACTAATTCTcctacattggtgggagaaaggaactttgaagtgtttataataagaagcacttactccacatggatagtgagacaagaacaaggtggtgcctcgcgccgtcgtcgtcgtcgctcgctcgtcTCAGATTCGAATTCGAATTCGGAAACATGGAAAGAAAGAGAGAcaccaaaatggaaagtgtattcttttaagggaaagttcactaattctcccacattggtgggagaagggaactttgaaatgtttataataagaagcacttactccacatggatggtgaggcaagaacaaggtggtgcctcgcgctgctgtcgtcgtcgctcgcttggCTTGGATTCGGATTCAGATTTGAAAAATAATCAATGAGACctattttttttgacaaattttatgtAATAGAAATTTAATCCGAAAATACCAAGAGGTGTtttaaagttgctgcaattttaataaatatttcgatatactaaaggtactgtcttgtggtgacatGAATATGACGACTAATATTCAAATGCATGACACTGCAACGATTATGgaggcaactagtattgccacatCAAGTTGTATGAATGCTCCGCCGGCGATGGCACCAGCAGATAAACCTGGAAAGTTCGCGGGTATTGACTTTAAGAGATGGCAGCAAAAAATATTCTTCTACCCCACCACTTtctgtcttcaaaggttcacgaTTGAGGAAGCTCcggaggtgcccgagggaacctctgaaAAAGAACGCTTCGTGATTGTGGAGTCTTGAaaacactcagatttcctttgcaggaattacatcttgagtggtctccaagatgacctttacaatgtgtaCAGTGGAGCAAAGACATCGAAAAAGTTATGGGGGAGCTAGAACAAAAGTACAAGACGGAGGATgccggaactaaaaagttctttgttgcaagattcctggagtacaaaatgatagacaacaagtctgttgtttcacaagtgcaggaactgcaagtgatcatccatgatctcctagcgaaaggtatgattttgacaaatacttGTGTTGAACAATTTAAAcatgttcttagtattcacatgaactttattgtaggtttgattgtgaatgaaacttttcaagtagcagcaataataaAGAAGCTACCACCAATGTGGAAAtcttcaagaactatttgaaacacaaacgcAAGGAGATGTTAGTTGAAGATCTGATTGTACGACTatgcattgaagaagataataaggctgcagaaagaaggtcaagaggtaATTTTGCAATGAATGGAGAAAACAttgtagaaaatgaccaaaataaatccaaaaagcgaaagaaagctgaaaatgaaagcaatcaacccaagaagaaattcaaggaaaagtgctttaactgtggcaagattAGCCACAAGTCTACAGATTGCCGTGCCCcaaaaaaagtgaagaagaagGACCAAGTAAATTTGGATGAGTCTCAGAAAAAAATGGATGATTTGTGTGCAATGCTTTTCGAATGCAACTTGGTAGGAAATCCCCGTGAATGGTAGatagattctggtgccaccctccatgtttgtgctaataaggagttgtttTTGACGttcgctccggctcaagtagaagaaaagatctaCATGAAAAACTCTACTACTACAAAAGtagaaggaataggaaaagtgtgcttgaagatgacttccggcaaagtgttgacacttaacaatgtcttgtatgttccagagttacggaagaacttgatttcagtttcacttctagacaagaatggattcaaatgtgtatttatttt
The Capsicum annuum cultivar UCD-10X-F1 chromosome 6, UCD10Xv1.1, whole genome shotgun sequence DNA segment above includes these coding regions:
- the LOC107856833 gene encoding protein HIGH ARSENIC CONTENT 1, mitochondrial isoform X2, with translation MDSINRTVEEYNRGHIDNAINIPYMFLTDEGRVKNPDFLDQVSSVCQKEDHLIVGCNSGGRGRKACVDLLNAGYKDLRNLAGGYSAWVDNEFKGDEAAVQQFKTACKFRP